From Caretta caretta isolate rCarCar2 chromosome 14, rCarCar1.hap1, whole genome shotgun sequence, the proteins below share one genomic window:
- the CCHCR1 gene encoding coiled-coil alpha-helical rod protein 1 isoform X1, which produces MDKREESRGHLDPPAVFGAPRPTGPRGLIPPSHFQSRSAPPLVASGTASWRAGPPCWQPQELRELRQENQRLRDELQRWTAGGARAPRGRAGAELEEPGVWSRSLDREAEPPAAHHALAISQQAELISHQLHEIQRLEAELAGLRTAVLQQEAMVAARESTVACLQGELEQLRGRSQAEGEALRAELEEQKRCGQAEATALKAELEELRRRGQAETNVLRAELEEQRRCGQAEADALRAERAVATEQHQQELVLARRELQAALEEGKAQTQRATERLQGALGEHQAELSRLCVAHGAEVGSLQQRALQLEQELEARGRERQSLQEQLSTAQAELASQQALLQQLRTYVGEQGSGLGPERQLLLGQVQRLEGERDALRTTAELLRLRLASLSDILALQELELTRKPCDPLQPEPAQKSQSLLSRWREKVFALMVQLRSQELGHADATNLLQRKVSELQGEVESRDQKVALLLHSLQDKTAEADMERVNNKTLRAELSHWEDSGQRLQRRAEAAEGALRGLVETVSRLHQQVGGQEAELKAAASSLAGLGNRVTFAAKRVDTIQGLVSRKVALARLQRDEQPKAAGSENDGPSYEALRAELALLHQERDHLVAELKKGAQVLEQQVAEAREKAERELREATRSLQGALKQEAERERRRQQGQLEGVQRELQESLEAAEGLRQELAGLRHEYERALQEKVTEVEARLRRDLSELEQRLNEARREHTKAVVALRQAERQAARDKARSQELARLQEEAKREATGRLGARLQALERDKNLLMATLRQEGLLAQYKRNRLAAQRDPGEPGGSGQQPPPGKGGARPPSKETLAAVLDDLQSLSTALLREEDEETPPEEEGSAEDEEGPP; this is translated from the exons ATGGACAAAAGGGAAGAGTCCAGGGGTCACCTGGACCCGCCGGCCGTCTTTGGAGCCCCCAGACCCACC GGTCCTAGGGGGCTGATTCCTCCCTCGCATTTCCAGAGCCGGTCGGCGCCTCCCCTGGTTGCTTCTGGAACAGCTTCCTGGAGGGCAGGGcccccctgctggcagccccaggagCTCAGGGAGCTGAGGCAGGAGAACCAGCGCCTCCGAGATGAGCTGCAAAGATGGACAGCAGGGGGCGCTAGGGCAcccagggggagggcaggagcgGAGCTGGAGGAGCCTGGAGTGTGGAGCAG GTCCCTGGACAGGGAGGCGGAGCCCCCAGCTGCCCATCATGCCCTGGCCATATCCCAGCAGGCCGAGCTCATTTCCCACCAGCTCCACGAGATCCAGCGGCTGGAGGCGGAGCTAGCTGGGCTCCGAACTGCCGTTCTCCAGCAGGAGGCCAtggtggctgccagggagagcaccGTGGCCTGCctgcagggggagctggagcagctGAGGGGGAGGAGCCAGGCTGAGGGGGAGGCCCTGAGGGCGGAGCTAGAGGAGCagaagaggtgtggccaggcagaaGCTACTgccctgaaggcagagctggaagAGTTGAGGAGGCGTGGCCAAGCAGAAACTAATGTCCTGAGGGCGGAGCTAGAAGAGCAGAGGAGGTGTGGCCAAGCAGAAGCCGACGCCCTGAGGGCAGAGCGAGCGGTGGCCACTgagcagcaccagcaggagctggtgctggcGCGGCGGGAGCTGCAGGCGGCGCTGGAGGAAGGGAAGGCCCAGACCCAGAGGGCAACAGAGcgcctgcagggggcgctgggggagCACCAGGCCGAG ctctcccgtCTCTGCGTGGCCCATGGGGCTGAAgttggctccctgcagcagcgggccctgcagctggagcaggagctggaggcCAGGGGACGGGAGCGCCAGAGCCTGCAGGAGCAGCTCAG CACGGCCCAGGCGGAGCTGGCCTCCCAGCaggccctgctgcagcagctacGGACCTATGTGGGAGAGCAGGGGAGCGGGCTGGGCCCCGAGAGGCAGCTGCTGCTTGGCCAGGTGCAG CGCCTAGAAGGGGAGCGCGACGCCCTGAGGACGACGGCAGAGCTGCTGCGGCTCAGACTGGCCTCGCTCAGCGACATCCTGGCcctgcaggagctggagctgaCCAGGAAG CCCTGTGACCCCCTGCAGCCCGAGCCAGCCCAGAAGAGCCAGTCCCTGCTGAGCCGCTGGCGGGAGAAGGTCTTTGCCCTCATGGTGCAGCTCAGATCCCAGGAGCTCGGCCACGCGGACGCCACCAAcctgctccagaggaag GTCTCAGAGCTGCAAGGTGAAGTGGAGTCGAGGGACCAGAAGGTGGCGCTGCTGCTTCACAGCCTTCAGGATAAGACAGCTGAGGCCGATATGGAACGAGTGAACAACAAG ACGCTCCGGGCCGAGCTGTCTCACTGGGAGGACTCAGGGCAGCGTCTCCAGCGCCGGGCGGAAGCGGCCGAGGGTGCCTTGCGGGGTCTTGTGGAGACCGTGAGCAG GCTCCACCagcaggttggggggcaggaggcagagctGAAGGCGGCCGCATCGagcctggcagggctgggaaacCGAGTCACCTTCGCCGCCAAGAGAGTCGACACCATCCAAG GGCTGGTGTCTCGTAAAGTGGCCCTGGCTCGACTGCAGAGAGACGAGCAGCCCAAGGCCGCTGGGTCGGAGAACGACGG cccatCCTACGAGGCTCTCCGGGCCGAGCTGGCCCTGCTGCACCAGGAGCGGGACCATCTGGTGGCCGAGCTGAAGAAGGGGGCCCAGGTCCTCGAGCAGCAGGTGGCCGAAGCCCGGGAGAAAG CGGAGCGGGAGCTGCGGGAGGCGACGCggagcctgcagggggcgctgaagCAGGAGGCGGAGCGggagcggcggcggcagcaggggCAGCTGGAGGGGGTGCAGCGGGAGCTGCAGGAGAGCCTGGAGGCGGCCGAGGGGCTGAGACAGGAGCTGGCTGGGCTGCGGCATGAATATGAGAGAG CCCTACAGGAGAAGGTGACGGAGGTGGAGGCCCGGCTGCGTCGGGATCTCTCGGAGCTGGAGCAGAGGCTCAACGAGGCCCGAAGGGAGCACACGAAGGCCG TGGTTGCCCTGCGTCAGGCCGAGCGCCAGGCAGCCCGGGACAAAGCCAGGAGCCAGGAGCTGGCGCGACTGCAGGAGGAAGCCAAGCGGGAGGCGACGGGCCGGCTGGGGGCGCGGCTCCAGGCGCTGGAGAGAGACAAGAACCTGCTGATG GCCACCCTGCGGCAGGAGGGGCTCCTGGCCCAGTACAAGCGGAACCGGCTGGCGGCCCAGCGGGACCCAGGGGAGCCAGGAGGGAGCGGGCAGCAGCCACCGCCGGGGAAAGGGGGAGCCCGGCCTCCCTCCAAAG agacCTTGGCTGCAGTGCTGGACGACCTGCAGAGCCTCAGCACGGCCCTCCTGCGGGAGGAGGACGAGGAGACGCCGCCAGAGGAGGAAGGCAGCGCCGAGGATGAGGAGGGGCCGCCctga
- the TCF19 gene encoding transcription factor 19, with amino-acid sequence MPSEALPCFQLLRMGPASPGDDPNRDLHTFRPAGPHCTYRLGRRAEVCDVPLVSERNPGLVSRIHAEIHAERDPHSTAGEWRVCLVDCSTHGTYVNAVRVPRGRRLELSDGDLVTFGHPDPVPEGCALAPPPDDSEFCFLFQKVRVQPQDFAAITAPKAPWPLPCGFKPVLPGGNHRIRPLARPAGPSRPSRPKATLILSSIGSLSKLKPQPLTFTLNRGPRSEPPSRPGASRSRRKSAHTLLPELEDEVTRLDEEPWACEPDGYSCQSPLRKAPEGAGSGRAQPDARLKVQVTPSGKRRGRPRKHPLRDTCQVFSQTLLAAEPCAAPRCRLPQDETVQWVQCDGCDAWFHVACVGCSYSAVQEADFRCGGCRT; translated from the exons atgccatctgaggccctgccctgcttccAGCTGCTGCGGATGGGCCCAGCCAGTCCGGGGGATGACCCGAACCGGGACCTGCACACCTTCCGGCCAGCTGGGCCGCACTGCACCTACCGGCTGGGGCGCCGGGCCGAGGTCTGCGACGTCCCCCTGGTGTCAGAGCGCAACCCGGGGCTGGTGTCCCGCATCCACGCCGAGATCCACGCCGAGAGGGACCCGCACAGCACCGCCGGGGAGTGGCGGGTCTGCCTGGTGGACTGCAGCACCCATG GCACCTACGTCAACGCGGTGCGGGTGCCCCGGGGCCGGCGCCTGGAGCTGAGCGACGGAGACCTGGTCACCTTCGGCCACCCGGACCCTGTGCCCGAGGGCTGCGCCCTGGCACCCCCGCCTGACGACTCGGAGTTCTGCTTCCTCTTCCAGAAGGTGCGGGTGCAGCCCCAGGATTTTGCTGCCATCACGGCCCCCAAGGCCCCCTGGCCGCTCCCCTGCGGCTTCAAACCCGTGCTGCCTGGCGGCAACCATCGCATCCGCCCACTAGCCCGGCCCGCGGGGCCCTCTCGCCCTTCCCGCCCCAAGGCCACCCTGATCCTCAGCTCCATCGGCAGCCTCAGCAAGCTcaaaccacagccactgactTTCACCCTGAACCGGGGTCCGAGGTCGGAGCCTCCCTCCCGGCCCGGGGCCTCCAGGAGCCGTCGGAAGTCGGCCCACACGCTGCTCCCCGAGCTGGAGGACGAGGTGACCCGGCTGGACGAGGAGCCGTGGGCTTGTGAGCCGGATGGATACAGCTGCCAGAGCCCGCTGCGGAAGGCGccggagggggcagggagcggcaGGGCGCAGCCAGATGCGCGACTGAAGGTCCAGGTCACGCCAAGCGG GAAGCGGCGGGGGCGGCCGCGGAAGCACCCGCTGCGTGACACCTGCCAGGTGTTCTCGCAGACGCTGCTGGCGGCGGAGCCCTGCGCGGCCCCACGCTGCCGCCTGCCCCAGGACGAGACGGTGCAGTGGGTGCAGTGCGACGGCTGCGACGCCTGGTTCCACGTGGCCTGCGTGGGCTGCAGCTACAGCGCCGTCCAGGAGGCCGACTTCCGCTGCGGGGGCTGCCGCACGTAG
- the CCHCR1 gene encoding coiled-coil alpha-helical rod protein 1 isoform X2, producing the protein MDKREESRGHLDPPAVFGAPRPTGPRGLIPPSHFQSRSAPPLVASGTASWRAGPPCWQPQELRELRQENQRLRDELQRWTAGGARAPRGRAGAELEEPGVWSRSLDREAEPPAAHHALAISQQAELISHQLHEIQRLEAELAGLRTAVLQQEAMVAARESTVACLQGELEQLRGRSQAEGEALRAELEEQKRCGQAEATALKAELEELRRRGQAETNVLRAELEEQRRCGQAEADALRAERAVATEQHQQELVLARRELQAALEEGKAQTQRATERLQGALGEHQAELSRLCVAHGAEVGSLQQRALQLEQELEARGRERQSLQEQLSTAQAELASQQALLQQLRTYVGEQGSGLGPERQLLLGQVQRLEGERDALRTTAELLRLRLASLSDILALQELELTRKPEPAQKSQSLLSRWREKVFALMVQLRSQELGHADATNLLQRKVSELQGEVESRDQKVALLLHSLQDKTAEADMERVNNKTLRAELSHWEDSGQRLQRRAEAAEGALRGLVETVSRLHQQVGGQEAELKAAASSLAGLGNRVTFAAKRVDTIQGLVSRKVALARLQRDEQPKAAGSENDGPSYEALRAELALLHQERDHLVAELKKGAQVLEQQVAEAREKAERELREATRSLQGALKQEAERERRRQQGQLEGVQRELQESLEAAEGLRQELAGLRHEYERALQEKVTEVEARLRRDLSELEQRLNEARREHTKAVVALRQAERQAARDKARSQELARLQEEAKREATGRLGARLQALERDKNLLMATLRQEGLLAQYKRNRLAAQRDPGEPGGSGQQPPPGKGGARPPSKETLAAVLDDLQSLSTALLREEDEETPPEEEGSAEDEEGPP; encoded by the exons ATGGACAAAAGGGAAGAGTCCAGGGGTCACCTGGACCCGCCGGCCGTCTTTGGAGCCCCCAGACCCACC GGTCCTAGGGGGCTGATTCCTCCCTCGCATTTCCAGAGCCGGTCGGCGCCTCCCCTGGTTGCTTCTGGAACAGCTTCCTGGAGGGCAGGGcccccctgctggcagccccaggagCTCAGGGAGCTGAGGCAGGAGAACCAGCGCCTCCGAGATGAGCTGCAAAGATGGACAGCAGGGGGCGCTAGGGCAcccagggggagggcaggagcgGAGCTGGAGGAGCCTGGAGTGTGGAGCAG GTCCCTGGACAGGGAGGCGGAGCCCCCAGCTGCCCATCATGCCCTGGCCATATCCCAGCAGGCCGAGCTCATTTCCCACCAGCTCCACGAGATCCAGCGGCTGGAGGCGGAGCTAGCTGGGCTCCGAACTGCCGTTCTCCAGCAGGAGGCCAtggtggctgccagggagagcaccGTGGCCTGCctgcagggggagctggagcagctGAGGGGGAGGAGCCAGGCTGAGGGGGAGGCCCTGAGGGCGGAGCTAGAGGAGCagaagaggtgtggccaggcagaaGCTACTgccctgaaggcagagctggaagAGTTGAGGAGGCGTGGCCAAGCAGAAACTAATGTCCTGAGGGCGGAGCTAGAAGAGCAGAGGAGGTGTGGCCAAGCAGAAGCCGACGCCCTGAGGGCAGAGCGAGCGGTGGCCACTgagcagcaccagcaggagctggtgctggcGCGGCGGGAGCTGCAGGCGGCGCTGGAGGAAGGGAAGGCCCAGACCCAGAGGGCAACAGAGcgcctgcagggggcgctgggggagCACCAGGCCGAG ctctcccgtCTCTGCGTGGCCCATGGGGCTGAAgttggctccctgcagcagcgggccctgcagctggagcaggagctggaggcCAGGGGACGGGAGCGCCAGAGCCTGCAGGAGCAGCTCAG CACGGCCCAGGCGGAGCTGGCCTCCCAGCaggccctgctgcagcagctacGGACCTATGTGGGAGAGCAGGGGAGCGGGCTGGGCCCCGAGAGGCAGCTGCTGCTTGGCCAGGTGCAG CGCCTAGAAGGGGAGCGCGACGCCCTGAGGACGACGGCAGAGCTGCTGCGGCTCAGACTGGCCTCGCTCAGCGACATCCTGGCcctgcaggagctggagctgaCCAGGAAG CCCGAGCCAGCCCAGAAGAGCCAGTCCCTGCTGAGCCGCTGGCGGGAGAAGGTCTTTGCCCTCATGGTGCAGCTCAGATCCCAGGAGCTCGGCCACGCGGACGCCACCAAcctgctccagaggaag GTCTCAGAGCTGCAAGGTGAAGTGGAGTCGAGGGACCAGAAGGTGGCGCTGCTGCTTCACAGCCTTCAGGATAAGACAGCTGAGGCCGATATGGAACGAGTGAACAACAAG ACGCTCCGGGCCGAGCTGTCTCACTGGGAGGACTCAGGGCAGCGTCTCCAGCGCCGGGCGGAAGCGGCCGAGGGTGCCTTGCGGGGTCTTGTGGAGACCGTGAGCAG GCTCCACCagcaggttggggggcaggaggcagagctGAAGGCGGCCGCATCGagcctggcagggctgggaaacCGAGTCACCTTCGCCGCCAAGAGAGTCGACACCATCCAAG GGCTGGTGTCTCGTAAAGTGGCCCTGGCTCGACTGCAGAGAGACGAGCAGCCCAAGGCCGCTGGGTCGGAGAACGACGG cccatCCTACGAGGCTCTCCGGGCCGAGCTGGCCCTGCTGCACCAGGAGCGGGACCATCTGGTGGCCGAGCTGAAGAAGGGGGCCCAGGTCCTCGAGCAGCAGGTGGCCGAAGCCCGGGAGAAAG CGGAGCGGGAGCTGCGGGAGGCGACGCggagcctgcagggggcgctgaagCAGGAGGCGGAGCGggagcggcggcggcagcaggggCAGCTGGAGGGGGTGCAGCGGGAGCTGCAGGAGAGCCTGGAGGCGGCCGAGGGGCTGAGACAGGAGCTGGCTGGGCTGCGGCATGAATATGAGAGAG CCCTACAGGAGAAGGTGACGGAGGTGGAGGCCCGGCTGCGTCGGGATCTCTCGGAGCTGGAGCAGAGGCTCAACGAGGCCCGAAGGGAGCACACGAAGGCCG TGGTTGCCCTGCGTCAGGCCGAGCGCCAGGCAGCCCGGGACAAAGCCAGGAGCCAGGAGCTGGCGCGACTGCAGGAGGAAGCCAAGCGGGAGGCGACGGGCCGGCTGGGGGCGCGGCTCCAGGCGCTGGAGAGAGACAAGAACCTGCTGATG GCCACCCTGCGGCAGGAGGGGCTCCTGGCCCAGTACAAGCGGAACCGGCTGGCGGCCCAGCGGGACCCAGGGGAGCCAGGAGGGAGCGGGCAGCAGCCACCGCCGGGGAAAGGGGGAGCCCGGCCTCCCTCCAAAG agacCTTGGCTGCAGTGCTGGACGACCTGCAGAGCCTCAGCACGGCCCTCCTGCGGGAGGAGGACGAGGAGACGCCGCCAGAGGAGGAAGGCAGCGCCGAGGATGAGGAGGGGCCGCCctga